From Brassica rapa cultivar Chiifu-401-42 chromosome A06, CAAS_Brap_v3.01, whole genome shotgun sequence:
TGGCAGAATAGTAATCTCATTTGCTTGGCTTCgagtttcttcttcatcattctGTTCATTCCTTTTCTCTACTTCTTGTGGTGCTACAGTTTCATCTTCACCAGAAGCAAGCTCTTGATAAATCCCTGAATCACTGTTATCTCTCCTCCTGATTCCATGTGATCCAGAAGCATCTCCTCCCGTTATCTTTCTACATTTGACCAGCTGAGAAATAGTAACATCATCATAAGAATCCGTATGATtcgcatcatcatcatcctcacgAGCTCGCTTGCCTCTCAAATGCTCACTTGTCCTCTTCGCTAACTCCTTGTGAAACAACTCACTAAGTGGCATTTCTACTGAAACTGATCCCATACGTCTCGCTATTCTAAGTTTCCTAGATCGCTTGAACTCAGCAGGAAACCCTTCTCCCAACTTCTGAAGAAGTGCATCATCCTCACCAGCATTGCTTGTATCACAAGTTTCATTTGACTCCTCAAAACCAAGAAACTGTGAAACTGATTTCACCCACCAGTCTCGGTATCTCATAGTAACAGAACCTGCAGAAAGACGAGAAGGCATGTACAGCTTCAAACCAACAAGAGACTTATTGTAATCATCCCATGCTTCCTTCTCTGTGAAGTCACTGCTATGACGAGTAACCAAACCAGGAAGATCTTGACTAAACCCGAACTGCATCGCCACTCGATTAGGATAGTAATCCTCTACAAAACCAATCCCAACAAGCTTAGAACTCCTCACACATCTAGCAAACGCAACAAACTCATCATCAATACCGTTATCAATAGGTATCCACATAGCTTCCTCAACGTAAAACCGAAGAGGGTTCCAGTTCTGTAATGGTTTAGTATATGGACGCCACTCGAAATCATCAAGACTCATTCTCACATTCTCATACTTCTTCTGCAAACCCTCCCACCGAGAGATTCTCGGCTCCCCTTTAGGTATCTCTTTAGCTTTTGGCCTCACGTTCTTGAACCTCTCCCAAGTCCACACTTGGACTAACTTCAACAGAGACTTGGGATGATAAGACTCATCATCTCCTGTAATGGCACCTAAATCTCTGTACACGCTAGCGAGAACAGCAGGAGCAAGAGCAACCCTTTCCCCTCTAGCTAAACGGACAGCAATAGCGAACACACGTCTTGAAATAGAGCGGCGAGACATATGTGGAAACACTAAAATCGAAAGCCACATGGCGAGAAACGCTTCATGCTCCAACGAATCATCATCTCTGTCTCTGAAACGCAAAGTCCATTGCGACTGTCTCACTTGCCCACCTTTGCCCCCCATAATCATTGTCCTTGCTTTCTCCAGCTTCTTCACGGCACCTCTCATCTCTGAGCTTTCCACAGAAGCACAAACAGAAGAACCCAAAACTGAAAACCCTAGAAGAACCATCACATCCTCTAACGTTATCGTTGCTTCACCCCAAGGGAACACGAACGATTTGGTCTCGGGACACCATTTCTCAACTAGGGCTTGAATCAAAGATGGGTTTTTACTGATTTTGAAAGTAGATGCCTTGATAGCTTCAAAGATCCCAGCTTTTCTCCAAGTGGGTTCGTGTAAAGCTTCCATCTTTCGCATCCAGGATGTGAAAGTACGATCTGTAGACCCAACCCCATTGTCGAAACGCCTCAAAGTCAGAACCTTTACGTCTGATGAAGAAGAGACACGTTGacgacgacgaggagggagctcGGCTACAGGACCATCAATGGAGGTTACGTAAGGTTTTAAGAAATGGGTTTTCATCAAGCAGCAAGGATCTCTCGTTTTTTCTACACTTGAATCCATAAGATGATTAaagttttcttctttctctttttctacAACCTGAATCCATAAGAAGATGAAAGCTTTATATGGTAACTTGAGAGGAACTCAATTAAatgaacacaaaaaaatatttatttatttattcataaGGGAGCATTTTATTTAACCTGATAAAAATTGGTTCAAATTCATTGTTAAATCTTCAATACCAATCAAGTTAATATCAAATTTCGGTTTGGACATTTCCGGTTCAGTTAAGTTGGGCTGAAGCATCAAATTAGAGTCTTCAAGGTTCAACCTTTATCCTTAAGAGTCAAGACTTTGTGAATTGTGACACTGACCCTTTTTTGAAAGTGAGTTCCAAGAAAGCACACATGCATTTTATACAATCATGGTAAAAAGTAACAGATGCAGCTTTTGCCCATAAAAAGAAAATCTGATCATCCTCCATTTGTTGTGTTGATCTGATCATCCTCCATATGTTGTCTGAGGTTAGTCCTAATAGCTTTTTGTTGATAATATCCTAAAGCTTTTGTATATACACACAATTTCTCTTCTACTTCCATCTTTTATCAGTCTTTACGTCTCTGCACTCAAAACatgtaacaaacaaaaaacccaaatgAAGTTCGCAACAAAAAGTAACAGTTTTATAGGAGTTTCAAGTTACTTCATGGCGAAACTGCTCACCTTTCAATCAATACACTTGTTTCTTTCTAGCCTGAAAAGGTAAAAGATGGTTTTGGTTTAGAGAATATGCTATTTTGTTATGAGATACTATCTGAGTTTAGGTTGAACATACCCATTCCTCTGCTTTGGTATCAGACTCAGTTTGGAGTGTTTCTTCAGACTTAATAGGGAAACCAAACAAGCTATCAGGAAGAGTTTTCTCCGGACTCGTCTCTTGCCTTGAGAAATGTAAACAAGAACGTGTGTAAGAACTAATGAAGTAGCTTATTTAGGCCTTGATTCCAATCACTCGTTTACCTGTTGTGGAACTCGTTACTGTATCTGCattctttgttgttgtttggtACTAGATGAAGATGGCTTTCACCTCTATCACTATCACCTGCCAAGAAAAAAAGATCATCAATGAAGGCCGAGAAAAGAAAGCTTAAAAGGTCAACAAGAACAACCTTCTGTGGTTTCTTCCATGCTGCTTTCTGGTTGAAAGAGAAGACTATGGTTGAACCGAGGTGGGAGATGAGAAGGAGAGCCCATAGAAAGACTACGCTGGAGATGATGAACAGACTCATTCTCCCTCCCAGGCAATTGCAGAGCCAAGAACCTTCTTCTTTGGAGTTCTACTTCAATGGCACGTTGTACATCAGCTTTCCTTCTCATCATCTCTTGTGTGTTCCTTGAAAACATCCTTGGACCTGGTAATGAAAAGACAACTCAAGAGTTACAATCTCAGTAAGAAAGAAGCAACAAAATACAATTCTTAACTCAAAATAGAAACTAACCCAAGTGACATTCATAGAGATCCATTTCAGAAGGACTTGAAGATGGAGAATAGCTCCCTCTCTCCATCAGCTGCTGAAGTTGCTGCTGTTGCCACTTGCTATCATTTCACCAAACCATAATAAGTAAACAAACCCAAAGCAGACTAAAAGACACAAGAGGGATCAAGTACATTACTTTTGAAGAATCTTTCCTTTCTCCTTGTACGGTTTAACAAGCACACGAGACTCACAGATGAAATGAGGATTCCCACGAGCCAATATGGTTCTCACAGTTTCAGCATTAGAGAAAGTAACAAACCCATACATCCTTTGCTGCTGATATGGTATCCTCACATCTTCCACAGCTCCAAAGTCACTACACAGTACACACACAAGAAGTTACCATCACAATGTCAACAACAGACAAAGAAACAATGATGGCTTGATGATAGTCTCTTAACATTACCTGAAATAAGAGGAGACGTCTGCATCTGTAAAGGAGCTTTCAGATGGAAATGTCAAGTAGATCTGTCTAGAAACAAAATCATCTCTTCCATGCCTGCTTGGACTGTAACAGTAACCACTTTCTTCTCCTTGTCTGCAAGtaacaaacaagaaaaaaaacactctTTCATGTAAAGTCAGAGTCTTTCACAAAGACAGAtcaaaaagattcaaactttaccTTAGCGCCATGAGCTGAGCCACTCTCTGTTGCTGAGCTAActtcatcctcatcatctcctctCTCTGTAAGCACACGTAACCGCTCTCACCACTAGATGAACCGAACCCATCAACTAAACCGGTCTGTGAAAACCGATAACCGGCTCCAAATCCTGGTTCCTCTGGTTCAAGACAAGCCTCGTTTGGAGAGAAACTCCTCTTATGCAAGTTAGCAAACGGATCCTCAAGAAATGGTCTAGAATCGaagttagggttagggtttgtTGAGAACCCATTACTTGGAGAAGACTGAGACAGTGTCTGGTGGATACTAATGGGTTTTGAGGAAAGACCCAAATGAGATTTGGCTTGACAACAGAAAGTGTGTAAGAGAGTGTCGGGACCAAAAGCGAGACGAATCAAATCAGTTTGTTCCATGTCTTGCAATAGAAAGTAGCCAATGAGTTTGGGGGCGTTGTCGGGTTCTAAAGTTCTGATCTTTTTGAGGATTATTGAAGTGGGATCGTCGGGATCCATGGCCGGACAAAAAAGTTTTGAGTTTGGTTTCTCTTGGAAGATGATGAAAAAAAGAGACACTTAGCTTTTTGCCTCGGAGAATGGTAACGAGCGGGATTGTAATGAAAAAAGattatataactatatttttgCCTGTTTTTTTGGTGGATTAGTGTTAAATTGCAAATTAGGGAGTAGCATAATAGGAATTAGGAATCAAACCCTTTTCCCCTTTTCTTGGATAAAGTAGTTTTCCTAGTGTTTTCAAAAGTAATTttagtttcttttgttttcctaTTTATAGTTTAAATGGTACTCTCTCTATCTCAAAAAAttgtatgttttaaattttttttacacctatttaaaaataaataaaattttagttctCAACACATTATTTTTCGTAACTAACTATTCTCCACAATTTAGAAATTTCAAGAAACATAAttatactttttgaaatttacaatttaccATACTAATGCATTGAAATGTGAAACATTATTTTTTGGAAAAGAAAATTTCTAGAACATATATCTTTTTGGAATgaatagaatatataatttttaaaacatttattttcatCTCTAAATTCACCAAGTTATGGTCCAACGTTcgcaataaaatattaaatcttAGTGAACCACAATAACAATGTTATGGTaatacaaatgttttttttttttttttgcaaaagaaATATAAAGCAATGTTCAAGTAGAATGATTGAATTTAAGCGGATAAAACAATGATGATCACCATCAAAGACATGGACCATCAGAGTATTACCTATTGTGAAAGTGTATACAAACCAAAATATGATATAGTAGTATCTTAATTCTTAagtgataaaaataatttcaaataatttgaCATCATGAAAGCTTATAAAGGTATGCCATGATTCAATCTCGAGTAGTATTAGACCATCTTCAACCAGGGTGCTTAAGGGGAATGCTTagcttaataaatatttaaaaaaaagaaaaatgggaTTAATGTGAAAAAGCGGTGCTTAAAAAGGAGGTAGAAGAACCGGTGCTTGTGGGACACGTGTTGGATCTTAGTCGAATTGGCTCGATCCTCTCCCTCTCGTCTTCGTCGAATTGGCTTGATCGCCTGGTTCGATCGGTACAAAATCCAGCCCAAGGTCAAGAACTCCTTCTCCGACATGTTCCGCTGCTACAGAGACGTCATGAAGATGTTCATTTCGTCGGCCCTCTGCAGCTCGTCTCCTATCCTTCGATCCAGGTAACCCGTCTCAACTCTCCGACGCCATGGAATCAAGCTTTTCCATCGCCGGATCCTCCACCATCGTGCTCCAGATCCGGGAGAGAAAGCTTGTGAGCTCCAATGGCCATTCTTGGCTTATTTTCAAGTCTGGTCCTTTGTCTTtggataattattttttgatccCAAAACTATCAGATTTGCAGAACAGACCTCTCTAATTGACCCCTAATCTTTCAATTGTGCAACTTTAACccaaagtaatttttttaagaaccttTAGGTAAGCAACTAGCATTGAGGCACAAAATTTGGGTGTTTCTTATCTAAAGTGCTTATcaacaattatatattaaaataatcatTAAGCAACTCTAATGGGATTTgtggttaatcatgctcttagtatctttattttcatcattgttatgttttgaataaAGAACTTAGtggttttttttgttcttgttgGGCGAAACAACCTTAAGATCGATtgtaaaaatttagtaaaacgttgttgttgttggaagTATAAGAAGAAACTGAAGGCTACGGCCCAAAACAGGCCCATTAAAGGCCTAATTAACAATCTTATAAACCATTACCAGAAAGATCTAAGGTAGACGCAGAAGAGATTTAATCGGCATCGACGACGACGGCGGCGGCGGAAGTAATGGCGAACCTAGAACCCGAAACAGTCGATTTCGAGCCAGAGGAGGATGACCTCATGGACGAAGACGGTGCAGCAGCTGATCTCTCCCCACGCGCTGCCAACCCTCGCCTTAGGTCTACCATCGCCGGAGCGAACGACGATTCAGCTCAGAGGAAGACCAAAGGCCGTGGCTTTCGCGAGGAGAAAGATTCCGATCGCCAGCGCCGCCTTTCCTCCCGAGATTTCGATTCGCTCGGTTCCGATGGTGGTCCCGGCCCTCAGCGATGTaatcacactctctctctctctctctagcttaAGTTGATTGGTTTGTTCTAGGGTTTCTCAGATACCCATGTGGCTAAGATTCGATTTGACCTAGAAAGCTTGCTCCTTTGCGAGTAAGACTAAGTGTTAAGCTTTGGTCTGAATTAGATACATTCTCGTTTGGTCTGATAGTATGCATTGGTCTTGTTGACTTGATGGTAATAAAGAGTTAGAAGAACTATTTGTTGATGATTTTGTTGTCTTGGTTTGTATTTAGCTATCGAGGGGTGGATTATTTTGGTGACGGGAGTTCATGAGGAGGCACAGGAAGATGATATATCGAATGCTTTTGGTGATTTTGGGGAGATTAAGAGTTTACATCTCAATCTCGATCGTCGTACTGGTTTTGTCAAGgtatggagttttttttttatttattctttgttctttgtagcTCTTCTTATAGTTTAGTAGCTTTTTGGTGTTTGCTGTTTAGCAAAGTAGTTTCTTTTGCTATGTTAGATTTTTGGTGTTTGTGTTAATCAGTGTAACGCTGactaattaaaaaaaggaaGTTAATTTTGGAATATTGGACTACTATTATGATAGATGTAATATTTTTGTATCCGAGATGAAGTTAATTTTACGAATATTGGACTACTATTGTTCAGTTACTTCAGTTATTTTGTGATTATCTTCTGGAAGTTGTAATAATCTTGCCCACTTTATTTTGTCTTCTTTGTTCTTTAGGGTTATGCTTTGATAGAATATGAGAAGAGTGAAGAAGCACAGAATGCTATCAAGGCAATGAATGGTGCTGAGCTTCTTACACAGAACGTCAGCGTTGACTGGGCCTTCAGCAATGGACCCAATGCGGGATCTTACAGGAGAAGAAACATGAGGTTTGTATCCTAATCTGTCGTTTATATCGCCTCTCATAACCAAGCACAACAAGTACGAGGagattacttttttttgtgaGATTTAATTGCAAGTATGATTAAGAACACCTACGTGCAAGTGAGAGTAGTCTTTGCTGCTTTATTTAGAGTTAAGATTGTTTATGTATGTCTTAATTGTTGACAAAGTATTTGACTTTCTTTAAGTTGTTTGACCTTGTTGTTTGCGTTTTATTCATAGCATCTTTTGATCATTCGATTCTTCTGTGGGTTTTTACAGGTCTGGGAGGTCACAACGTTCAAGAAGCCCGAGAAGACGTTTCTGATTGTTTCATTTGGTTTCCAGAGTTGTCTCCACATCTCTCTGTATTTGTGATTCTCTCTCTATCTGTAAGTCGTGAGTGTTTGGACTCTTTTTCTCGGTTGCGTAGGTTTGGATATGTATTTGCTTTTTGAACACCATGAGAGATATGTTTCAATGCTTCTGGTTtgggagaagaaaaaaatattggttgaggatgttttagtttttatcaTCAATATTGCTTTCATATAGTAAGTGAAAATCAAACAAGACCTTCCACTACAGAAATTGAAACCAAATATGTTATCAGAAAGTCACGAGTGTTTTTAGCACAAATGGGCCTAAATCCCATAAATTACTTGAGAAAAAAtcaagtaaaataaataaaaaagtgcTGGGAAGGCAACTTTGGCCACGGTAACAAAAGTCAACAAGTAACGAGTTGGAGGTAGAAAGAAAAACTTACACAGTATATAGATCGTTGAATTAAATAAATGTGTCAGTGTTGCGCAGTTATATGGTTGAGATGTAATAAATATAACGAAGGTTGTATATGTATAGTAGATATTACAGAATTCTACTTCCAATTCtctctttatttatttcatatctCATGACCAAAAGAAGCTGACTTCGACAACATTTtccatgtttgaattttttgatAGTCTATCAATTGatgaaaatttttaatttttattttataatacaaCTATGTTAATATAAACAATTTGTTTAATTTGGTATAAAATTGACTTACTAAGGAGGTCAACATGGctaagagttttttttaataaacgtTAAACAAAAGACAAATCTTTAGATCACAAACCCCACTATTAGTTACTCCCTCCATTTTTATTAGATGTCTTTAAAAAATAGGCGCACATATTAGAAAAGCATTTACTATTATTtacattttctaaacaaaaaatgCATCGCTAGCTATACACATTTGAACAATAGTAAAATAGAACGCATAATATTATTAGCCATATAACATCAAttgttaataaaaaatttcatagaaattaaaaacattatcaaaaagaaaattctcTGAATAGTCAAGtatttaaaaacagagggagtattaataaaatgtttataaaatcagtttttATCAGACAGAAAACTAGAAAAtaaaggaatatatatatatatatatatatatatatatactgatttgatttttattacagATTATATGAAATATTGTATCTAAAACTGAATAACTGATAATTTTATCTGTGATTCACGtctcatagtttaatttatatcatCATGAACCATCTTTAAAAAATCATCCAAGCAATTCTACTTTCATTGTGCTCAAGATCTCTCACCATTTACGCCTAACAGTTCACTTTCCGTCAACATCAGTCAATGACTCAATGGATACATCATACAGTAAACACATTATCGGACACAAGTTTTCAAGACTATACCATACAATCATCTCCGACAAACGTTTCTCTTGAGGAAGCAAATAGTCGGAGCAAAAGTTAAGTTGTACAAAATGAACTGAACTgaagaaattaattaatactaCCAGTACAAACTTGGTTGAAGTTACGCAAATTGTTAAATGGTTACATCATTCAGCTAGACCCAATCAAACATTCTTTGCTTCCTCGAGTTGTATACGGAGTACTTCTTTTCTTTCAATAGTGACTTTAATTAATACTATAGCATTAATGGACGATATGAAagaaggttataattatgacGAGGGCAGAAGGAAGAAATCATTTAATAAGTTTATAGCTACCAATATTGATTAGGTTACCGCAGTAATGAATTCTTGTTGGTGCAATTTAAGAGAAGGTTCAGACGTTTTAGTTATGTAACATATTAAAGATATGTTTAGAAACAATTACGTAACCATTTTGCTATGTAtccctttttaatttttgaacgAAAACTATGTATCCCTAGATTGtcaaaagttaatattttatcttCGATACTACACTAAAATATATCCTGATGTTTATCGTAATGTATGTATTCCATTGTGTAGTTTATTAAATATGGAGGGAAAGAAACATGAGAAACTCTGAAAAATCTTTTACCACCGATAAAACTTGCAAGGCTCATTGACAAGAcagaggaaaaaaaataaaacttttattagaaaaaaaataattgagcATTTTTTACGATTTAGCATAAAATCTACTAATCTAAATGATTTGAATTAATTTAAATGCTCCGAAAATAGAAATGTTATCTTTATCGAATATGTGATCATGTTTATGTATTTAATATAATGTTTTCTACAATTTACACATGGACGATCAAAGTACGATATGTGCATTCATTCCAGGGACCCTTCGTCCTGATATAACAACACAGATGTAATGATTGTTGTATAATTTGTTAGAAGATCGTGTTAATCAATAAATTAACCCAGGAAAAATCAGGAACAATAGGTAAATAATACTAATCCAGTCGCATGCTATTTTACAATATTCATTTACACgcacaaaaagaaagaaaacattaGAAGTAATACAATgcatgttgacaaaaaaaaaagaagtaatacAATGCATATCGACAACACACTTTGGCAAGGAAGTATCAAGTATATAATGTATCATTTGGGAACTAATTGCCAGCCTCTCTTTTAAAGTTTTTCGAAGATATAGCGGTGTAAAGAGAGTTAATATGAAGTATGTTTTGGTTACTGGCTGGTAATAAATACCTCTTTGTACGGTGAAAACTGCATATATCAAAGTCTTTTAAGATAAAGCAGTGCATGTGCGTTTAAGAGTGTCCTGATCATAACGTATAAGAATGACAAATCATTTGACACATGTGGACGAGTAAATTTTGTTGGGGAAgaactataaaatttaaaattgatttgtaaTGAAAGTATAAATAATGATTCAAACAGATAAGATATCTAGAATTCAAGATACATAttctaaagtaaataaataattataaatactaaaatcaACCGGCTTTTAAATTTCTCTTAATTAACACAAAAACTATTCTCTGGATTTCTTATCATCACTAATTCTCGGCCGCTTATAGTACTCGTTAACTCGCGAACACATGTTTCAAACGATACTATTACACAGAAATTTCAATTCAAAAGTACCACCTTATAGTCAAAAGTTTTGACTCAAACTTAACATATGTTAGAAAATATTGAATATATACATTGTGAT
This genomic window contains:
- the LOC103871672 gene encoding uncharacterized protein LOC103871672; translated protein: MDSSVEKTRDPCCLMKTHFLKPYVTSIDGPVAELPPRRRQRVSSSSDVKVLTLRRFDNGVGSTDRTFTSWMRKMEALHEPTWRKAGIFEAIKASTFKISKNPSLIQALVEKWCPETKSFVFPWGEATITLEDVMVLLGFSVLGSSVCASVESSEMRGAVKKLEKARTMIMGGKGGQVRQSQWTLRFRDRDDDSLEHEAFLAMWLSILVFPHMSRRSISRRVFAIAVRLARGERVALAPAVLASVYRDLGAITGDDESYHPKSLLKLVQVWTWERFKNVRPKAKEIPKGEPRISRWEGLQKKYENVRMSLDDFEWRPYTKPLQNWNPLRFYVEEAMWIPIDNGIDDEFVAFARCVRSSKLVGIGFVEDYYPNRVAMQFGFSQDLPGLVTRHSSDFTEKEAWDDYNKSLVGLKLYMPSRLSAGSVTMRYRDWWVKSVSQFLGFEESNETCDTSNAGEDDALLQKLGEGFPAEFKRSRKLRIARRMGSVSVEMPLSELFHKELAKRTSEHLRGKRAREDDDDANHTDSYDDVTISQLVKCRKITGGDASGSHGIRRRDNSDSGIYQELASGEDETVAPQEVEKRNEQNDEEETRSQANEITILPPPEARQTGVAAVNGRNNPENKKNVVDDGTKEAECLLHEDGEKPSRLATGSVTTRYRTGDFGASVPVEKTLSELFHKELAKRTSEDPRAREDDDDDENHMDSYDDITISQLVKCRKKDGGDVSGSLGIRRRDKDDNNDSRICQELASKDDETVTPLVIEPQTDEEETRSEAVETVVMIPCIGDTVLSPMKAGETCVDVNRSEAVVETVVDAGTKEAECLLDDERLKHRKLTTEELALNLEARFMKVEKTLETIRNWITKKRNHIQTL
- the LOC103871279 gene encoding zinc finger CCCH domain-containing protein 55 isoform X2, which encodes MDPDDPTSIILKKIRTLEPDNAPKLIGYFLLQDMEQTDLIRLAFGPDTLLHTFCCQAKSHLGLSSKPISIHQTLSQSSPSNGFSTNPNPNFDSRPFLEDPFANLHKRSFSPNEACLEPEEPGFGAGYRFSQTGLVDGFGSSSGESGYVCLQREEMMRMKLAQQQRVAQLMALRQGEESGYCYSPSRHGRDDFVSRQIYLTFPSESSFTDADVSSYFSDFGAVEDVRIPYQQQRMYGFVTFSNAETVRTILARGNPHFICESRVLVKPYKEKGKILQNKWQQQQLQQLMERGSYSPSSSPSEMDLYECHLGPRMFSRNTQEMMRRKADVQRAIEVELQRRRFLALQLPGRENESVHHLQRSLSMGSPSHLPPRFNHSLLFQPESSMEETTEGDSDRGESHLHLVPNNNKECRYSNEFHNRQETSPEKTLPDSLFGFPIKSEETLQTESDTKAEEWRRKD
- the LOC103871282 gene encoding RNA-binding protein Y14, which codes for MANLEPETVDFEPEEDDLMDEDGAAADLSPRAANPRLRSTIAGANDDSAQRKTKGRGFREEKDSDRQRRLSSRDFDSLGSDGGPGPQRSIEGWIILVTGVHEEAQEDDISNAFGDFGEIKSLHLNLDRRTGFVKGYALIEYEKSEEAQNAIKAMNGAELLTQNVSVDWAFSNGPNAGSYRRRNMRSGRSQRSRSPRRRF
- the LOC103871279 gene encoding zinc finger CCCH domain-containing protein 55 isoform X1 gives rise to the protein MDPDDPTSIILKKIRTLEPDNAPKLIGYFLLQDMEQTDLIRLAFGPDTLLHTFCCQAKSHLGLSSKPISIHQTLSQSSPSNGFSTNPNPNFDSRPFLEDPFANLHKRSFSPNEACLEPEEPGFGAGYRFSQTGLVDGFGSSSGESGYVCLQREEMMRMKLAQQQRVAQLMALRQGEESGYCYSPSRHGRDDFVSRQIYLTFPSESSFTDADVSSYFSDFGAVEDVRIPYQQQRMYGFVTFSNAETVRTILARGNPHFICESRVLVKPYKEKGKILQNKWQQQQLQQLMERGSYSPSSSPSEMDLYECHLGPRMFSRNTQEMMRRKADVQRAIEVELQRRRFLALQLPGRENESVHHLQRSLSMGSPSHLPPRFNHSLLFQPESSMEETTEGDSDRGESHLHLVPNNNKECRYSNEFHNRQETSPEKTLPDSLFGFPIKSEETLQTESDTKAEEWARKKQVY
- the LOC103871279 gene encoding zinc finger CCCH domain-containing protein 55 isoform X3, giving the protein MDPDDPTSIILKKIRTLEPDNAPKLIGYFLLQDMEQTDLIRLAFGPDTLLHTFCCQAKSHLGLSSKPISIHQTLSQSSPSNGFSTNPNPNFDSRPFLEDPFANLHKRSFSPNEACLEPEEPGFGAGYRFSQTGLVDGFGSSSGESGYVCLQREEMMRMKLAQQQRVAQLMALRQGEESGYCYSPSRHGRDDFVSRQIYLTFPSESSFTDADVSSYFSDFGAVEDVRIPYQQQRMYGFVTFSNAETVRTILARGNPHFICESRVLVKPYKEKGKILQNKWQQQQLQQLMERGSYSPSSSPSEMDLYECHLGPRMFSRNTQEMMRRKADVQRAIEVELQRRRFLALQLPGRENESVHHLQRSLSMGSPSHLPPRFNHSLLFQPESSMEETTEGESHLHLVPNNNKECRYSNEFHNRQETSPEKTLPDSLFGFPIKSEETLQTESDTKAEEWARKKQVY